The Saccharopolyspora gloriosae genome window below encodes:
- a CDS encoding metalloregulator ArsR/SmtB family transcription factor, which produces MKNAGTSSPAAAADPGAAAPGAGVPSGDGRTRHSVARLLLERGPITAAAVAEELGLSSVAVRRHLDALVTEGEAYTRESSARQRRGRGRPAKLFLLTEVGRARFGHAYDDLAVAALRFIAETDGEQAVREFARKRISALVAHHREALAAARTTAERAEVLAGALTREGYAASTRSVASGEQLCQHHCPVAHVAADFPQLCEAETEAFAEVLGIHVQRLATIANGDAACTTHVPLTRSARHAANGPETEQVLPASAPAATDPAAPARSQTGGQQTAPIPDGGESV; this is translated from the coding sequence GTGAAAAACGCCGGAACCTCCTCACCGGCCGCGGCCGCCGACCCGGGTGCCGCGGCACCGGGTGCGGGCGTCCCGTCCGGGGACGGGCGCACCCGGCATTCGGTCGCCCGCCTCCTGCTGGAGCGCGGGCCGATCACCGCCGCGGCGGTGGCCGAGGAACTCGGGCTCAGCTCCGTCGCGGTGCGCAGGCACCTCGACGCGCTGGTCACCGAGGGCGAGGCCTACACCAGGGAGTCCTCGGCGCGGCAGCGCAGGGGACGGGGCAGGCCCGCGAAGCTGTTCCTGCTGACCGAGGTCGGCAGGGCCAGGTTCGGGCACGCCTACGACGACCTGGCCGTGGCGGCGCTGCGGTTCATCGCCGAAACCGACGGTGAGCAGGCGGTGCGGGAGTTCGCGCGCAAGCGGATCTCCGCGCTGGTCGCTCACCACCGGGAGGCGCTGGCCGCCGCGCGGACCACGGCCGAACGGGCCGAGGTCCTCGCCGGTGCGCTGACTCGCGAGGGCTACGCTGCCTCGACGCGCAGCGTGGCCTCCGGTGAGCAGCTCTGCCAGCACCACTGCCCGGTGGCGCACGTCGCTGCGGACTTCCCGCAGCTGTGCGAAGCCGAGACCGAGGCGTTCGCCGAGGTCCTCGGCATCCACGTGCAGCGGTTGGCCACCATCGCCAACGGCGATGCGGCCTGCACCACGCACGTACCGCTCACGCGGTCCGCGCGACATGCCGCGAACGGCCCGGAGACCGAGCAGGTCCTTCCGGCGTCGGCTCCGGCCGCAACCGATCCGGCTGCCCCCGCCCGGTCCCAGACCGGT